One region of Candidatus Zixiibacteriota bacterium genomic DNA includes:
- a CDS encoding 2-phosphosulfolactate phosphatase, translated as MHADLFLIPEPVGETRLAGKTVVVIDVLRASTTICQALKSGARAVIPVVGSGEAAEMRSKIGVESTILGGERGGIKIDGFDLGNSPFEYTEDKVSGKTVIFTTSNGTKGYNRAGASKLIITGALVNISAVVQRVAQAEQDLAILCSGQDGDFSIEDTLCGGMLLHKLAAEAKLELELNDAATLALLLYRSNSRALQKTIARGEHGRHLVKLGFEKDVTMAGEIDSLPVLPILKDSRLVLESV; from the coding sequence ATGCACGCTGATTTATTTCTAATCCCCGAACCGGTCGGCGAAACCCGCCTCGCCGGCAAAACGGTCGTTGTGATCGATGTCCTGAGAGCCTCGACGACCATCTGTCAGGCTCTTAAATCGGGCGCCCGAGCCGTAATCCCGGTAGTTGGATCTGGCGAAGCGGCCGAGATGCGTTCCAAAATCGGTGTCGAATCAACCATTCTGGGGGGGGAACGGGGAGGAATCAAAATCGACGGTTTTGATCTTGGAAACTCTCCTTTTGAGTATACCGAAGACAAAGTGAGTGGGAAAACGGTCATTTTTACGACTTCCAATGGTACCAAGGGATATAATCGGGCCGGCGCATCAAAACTGATCATTACCGGGGCGCTGGTCAATATCTCCGCAGTCGTGCAACGGGTGGCGCAGGCCGAACAGGACCTGGCCATTCTTTGCTCCGGACAGGATGGCGATTTCTCCATTGAGGATACTCTCTGTGGCGGGATGCTGCTTCATAAACTTGCCGCCGAGGCAAAACTGGAACTCGAGTTGAATGATGCCGCCACACTGGCCCTGCTTCTTTACCGAAGCAACAGCCGCGCCCTGCAGAAAACAATAGCCCGGGGAGAACATGGCCGCCATTTGGTCAAGCTGGGTTTCGAGAAAGATGTGACCATGGCCGGCGAAATCGACTCGCTGCCCGTTCTGCCGATTTTGAAAGACAGCCGACTTGTGCTCGAAAGCGTTTAA
- the gcvT gene encoding glycine cleavage system aminomethyltransferase GcvT, which translates to MKKTPFHKYHVEAGAKMVPFAGYMMPIQYTGITDEHLAVRKNVGMFDLSHMGEFEISGPGALGLIQKMTTNDASQLQVGQIQYSIFCYDDGGIVDDLLVYRLPDKYMLVVNASNIQKDFDWLKSHLDKGVELKNISDQIGMLAIQGPHAQEVMSLVTDYSLDSVPYYHFANMKVGKHSLLISRTGYTGEDGFEMYIPPHMCDDLWQACYEAGRKYDMKLIGLGARDSLRLEMKMSLYGNDIDKTTTPIEAGLAWVVNFDKGDFTGRNVLLKQKDEKPTRRLICLEMEGKVFPRHGYELVHEGKTVGHVTSGTFSPSLEKPVAMGYLPLSLTKIGSTVQVKVRDKLFPAVVIKPPFYKEGTHR; encoded by the coding sequence GTGAAGAAAACTCCATTTCATAAATACCATGTTGAGGCGGGGGCCAAGATGGTTCCGTTCGCCGGATATATGATGCCGATTCAATACACCGGTATAACCGACGAGCATCTGGCCGTACGCAAGAATGTCGGAATGTTTGATCTCTCCCACATGGGGGAGTTCGAGATTTCCGGCCCGGGTGCCCTGGGCCTTATTCAGAAAATGACCACCAACGATGCCTCGCAGCTCCAGGTCGGCCAGATCCAGTACTCCATATTCTGCTATGATGACGGCGGTATTGTCGATGACCTCCTGGTTTACCGTCTGCCGGACAAATATATGCTGGTGGTCAACGCTTCAAATATTCAGAAGGATTTTGACTGGCTGAAATCGCATCTGGATAAAGGAGTAGAATTAAAGAATATCTCAGACCAGATCGGAATGCTCGCGATCCAGGGGCCGCATGCCCAGGAAGTGATGTCGCTGGTGACCGATTACAGTCTGGATTCAGTTCCATATTATCATTTTGCCAATATGAAAGTCGGGAAACATTCCCTTCTCATTTCGCGCACTGGATATACCGGCGAGGATGGATTCGAGATGTATATTCCGCCTCATATGTGCGACGATCTCTGGCAAGCCTGTTATGAGGCCGGCAGGAAGTATGATATGAAACTGATCGGCCTGGGCGCACGCGATTCACTCCGTCTGGAAATGAAAATGTCCCTCTATGGCAATGATATTGATAAGACAACCACCCCGATCGAGGCCGGGCTGGCATGGGTGGTGAATTTCGACAAGGGCGATTTCACGGGAAGGAACGTGCTCCTGAAACAGAAAGATGAGAAACCGACCCGCCGTCTGATCTGCCTGGAAATGGAAGGGAAGGTTTTCCCGCGTCACGGGTATGAACTGGTGCATGAGGGAAAAACGGTTGGGCATGTCACCTCGGGCACCTTTTCTCCCTCACTGGAGAAACCGGTGGCGATGGGGTATCTGCCGTTATCGCTGACTAAAATCGGCAGCACGGTGCAGGTCAAAGTGCGCGATAAACTATTCCCCGCCGTCGTGATCAAGCCGCCGTTTTATAAGGAAGGAACCCACCGATAA
- a CDS encoding aconitate hydratase: MGMNLAEKIISAHLVSGKMKPGEDIAIKIDQTLTQDATGTMAYLQFEALGLKKVQTEKSVSYVDHNMLQASFENADDHMFLQTIAAKYGIYFSRPGNGICHQVHLERFGRPGRTLLGSDSHTPTNGGLGMLSIGAGGLDVAVAMGGGPFYLKMPQIVNIYLKGKLQPYVTAKDIILEVLRRLTVKGGVGKIMEYSGPGVTYLTVPERATITNMGAELGATTSIFPSDERTREYLRLQKRAKDYTKLEPDPDAVYAERIEIDLNKLEPLIAQPHSPDNVIEVKKLKGVKVHQVCVGSCTNSSLYDLMVTARLLKGKTVHPDVSMTITPGSKQVFEAISANGALTDIIASGARIIESACGPCIGMGQAPPSGGVSIRSFNRNFPGRSGTKDANVYLASPEVCVAAALTGYITDPRKIGKYPRITLPTSIKIDDAGIIPPAKSPDKVEVVRGPNIAPLPINKPMGNLLIGEVLLKVGDNITTDHIMPAGAKVLPLRSNIPKIAEFVYYQVDPEFPKRAKEKGGGFIVGGDNYGQGSSREHAALAPMFLGVKLVVTKSFARIHLANLINFGILPATFVNPADYDDIKQGDQLEIPNIREAVKTDNTIEVMNKSNDHNYNFRIDLTPRQREIIIAGGLLNYTREGGK; the protein is encoded by the coding sequence ATGGGGATGAATTTAGCAGAAAAAATCATTTCGGCCCACCTCGTTTCCGGCAAAATGAAACCCGGCGAGGATATCGCCATCAAAATCGACCAGACCCTCACCCAGGATGCCACCGGAACCATGGCCTACCTTCAGTTTGAGGCGCTCGGTCTCAAAAAAGTCCAGACCGAGAAATCGGTTTCCTATGTCGACCACAATATGCTCCAGGCCAGTTTCGAAAACGCCGACGACCATATGTTCCTGCAAACGATTGCGGCCAAATATGGTATCTATTTCTCCCGCCCCGGCAACGGGATCTGCCACCAGGTTCATCTCGAGCGGTTCGGGCGTCCGGGCCGAACCCTGCTTGGCTCCGACTCGCACACCCCCACCAACGGCGGGCTGGGAATGCTTTCTATCGGCGCCGGCGGCCTCGATGTCGCCGTGGCGATGGGGGGCGGGCCGTTCTATCTTAAGATGCCCCAGATTGTCAATATTTATCTCAAAGGAAAACTCCAGCCGTATGTCACGGCCAAAGACATTATTCTCGAAGTCCTTCGACGACTGACTGTCAAAGGAGGCGTCGGGAAAATCATGGAATACTCCGGCCCGGGAGTGACCTACCTTACGGTGCCGGAGCGGGCGACTATCACCAACATGGGGGCCGAACTGGGCGCGACCACCTCTATCTTCCCCTCCGATGAGCGCACCAGGGAATATCTCAGACTGCAGAAACGAGCCAAAGACTATACCAAACTCGAGCCTGACCCGGATGCCGTATATGCCGAGCGGATTGAAATCGACCTTAACAAGCTGGAACCGTTGATTGCCCAGCCGCACTCGCCGGATAATGTCATCGAGGTAAAGAAACTGAAAGGTGTTAAGGTGCATCAGGTTTGTGTGGGAAGTTGCACCAATTCGTCTCTTTATGACCTGATGGTTACCGCCCGGCTACTCAAAGGGAAAACCGTGCATCCCGACGTGTCGATGACCATCACCCCCGGAAGCAAGCAGGTATTTGAGGCAATTTCGGCCAACGGCGCGTTGACCGATATTATCGCCTCGGGGGCGAGGATAATCGAATCGGCCTGCGGCCCCTGTATCGGTATGGGGCAGGCGCCGCCATCGGGAGGCGTTTCGATCCGTTCTTTCAACCGCAATTTCCCCGGGCGAAGCGGCACCAAGGATGCCAATGTCTATCTCGCCAGCCCTGAAGTTTGTGTGGCTGCGGCGCTGACCGGGTATATCACTGACCCGCGCAAGATTGGAAAATATCCCCGGATAACTCTGCCCACCTCAATCAAGATCGATGATGCCGGAATCATTCCCCCGGCGAAGAGTCCCGACAAAGTCGAGGTCGTTCGCGGTCCCAATATCGCGCCGCTACCGATCAACAAGCCGATGGGGAATCTGCTCATAGGTGAGGTTCTTCTCAAAGTCGGCGACAATATCACGACCGATCATATCATGCCGGCCGGCGCGAAAGTACTGCCGCTCCGCTCCAATATTCCCAAGATAGCCGAATTCGTGTACTATCAGGTCGACCCGGAATTCCCCAAGCGGGCCAAAGAAAAAGGCGGCGGGTTTATAGTCGGCGGCGATAATTACGGGCAGGGTTCCTCACGCGAGCATGCCGCCCTGGCGCCGATGTTTCTCGGGGTTAAGCTGGTCGTGACCAAATCGTTCGCGCGGATTCATCTGGCCAACCTGATCAATTTCGGCATCCTTCCGGCCACTTTTGTCAACCCGGCCGATTATGATGATATCAAGCAGGGCGACCAGCTGGAAATCCCGAATATCAGAGAAGCGGTCAAGACCGACAATACTATCGAAGTTATGAATAAGTCCAACGACCATAATTACAATTTCAGAATAGATCTGACCCCCCGGCAGAGAGAAATCATTATTGCCGGAGGTCTGCTCAACTATACACGTGAAGGAGGTAAATGA